GGGCCGCGGTGACGCCGCCGAAGGGACCGACCATGTTGGCGTAGGCGGAGCTGGTCTGCCCCTGCCAGCGGCCCTCGCCGGCTTCGGCCAGGGCGATCGCCGAATCGAACGGGTGTGGGCTCATGCGGCGCTCCCGGGCGATGGCGCCAGCCCGCGGAGCCACTGCGCCATGCGGGGCCACAACACCGTTTCCTGGCCCGCGCGGAAGGCGCCGAAATGGCCGATGCGCCGCAGCGACAGGTCGGCCGGCGCGATGCGCCAGACCCGGCTGGGCGCGTTCTCGTACAGGCCGACCAGGCTGTGCGTGCCGCGCAGGGTCATCAGCTCGTCGTCGTCCATCGACAGCGCCAGCACCGGGAAGCGCGCGTTGGCGTACCGGCGGCGCACCGGCTCGCCCTCGGCGCCGACGCTGTAGCGCGGGTTCAGGCACCACTTGCGCCACTGCAGGATCACGCCCTTGGGCAGGTCCCCGATCTTGCGCAGCCGGCGGCCGGGGAAGTAGCCGAACAGGCGCGTGGCCAGCGGCACCAGCACCCACCAGAAATACCAGACCGTGCGCTTCAGGCGCGGCGCGTTCTCGCGCCAGTAGCCGCTGCCGGCCGCCACGCTGAGCAGGCCGCTGACCTTGTCCTGGTTGCCCAGCAGGCCCGGCAGTTGCGCGCCGAGGCTGTGGCCGAGCAGGTAGAGCGGCGCGGCGGGCAGCGCCGCATGCGCGTGTTCGACCACGGCTTCGTAGTCCCGTGCCCAGTCGAACAGGTCGGCCCTGACCTCGCGCAGGCTCTGGCCCGGCGGCCGCGAGGCGCCGCTGCCGCGGTAGTCGAAGGTGGTGACGCGCCAGCCCTGGCCGGCCAGCCACTGCGCAAACGGCGCGTAGTAGTCCTGCCACACGCCCATCGCGCCGCCGATCACCACGTTGCCGTGCGGCGGTCCGGGCGGCTCCCAGGTGCGCAGCACGATGCTGGCGCCGTCGGGGGTGGTGAGTGTCTCCTGTCGCATGTTCTTCTCCCGTCTTCACATGCCGGCCGCTGGGCCAGTTCCAGTGCCACCGCGGAACCGGCTCGGCCGGGCCGCTGGTAGCGCCCCCTCGAGGGGCCGAGGGCCGCGGCTCCAGACCTGCCTGCGCCGGCCTGGACGGCCCGAAGAGCCGCTGCCGCAGGCAGCGGCACCGAGTACGGGCAGGCGCTTCGAGGGGGGTCAGACCCTCTCGAAGATCCCCGCCGCGCCCTGCCCCATGCCGACGCACATGGTGACCATGCCGTACTTCAGGTTCCTGCGGCGCAGCGCGTGCACGACGGTGGCGGCGCGGATCGCGCCGGTGGCGCCCAGCGGGTGGCCCAGCGCGATGGCGCCACCCATCGGGTTGACCTTGGCCGGGTCCAGACCGAGGGTGTTGATCACCGCCAGCGACTGCGCCGCGAAGGCCTCGTTCAGCTCGATCCAGCCCATGTCGTCCTGCTTCAGGCCGGCGGCCTTGAGCGCCGCCGGAATCGCCTCGACCGGACCGATCCCCATGATGTGCGGCGGCACGCCGCGGCTGGCGTAGCCGACGAAGCGCGCCAGCGGCGTGAGGTTGAAGCGCTTCAGGGCGGCTTCGCTCACCACGACCAGCGCACCGGCGCCGTCGGAGGTCTGCGAGCTGTTGCCGGCCGTCACGCTGCCGCGCGCGGCGAACACCGTCTTGAGCTTGGCCAGGCCTTCCAGGGTGGTGTCCGGCCGTGCGCCTTCGTCCAGGCTCACGGTGCGGGTCTTGACCTCGACTTCGGCCGATTCCAGGTCGACCGAGCGATCGGCCACTTCCACCGGCGCGATCTCGTCGGCGAACTCGCCCGCCTTCATCGCGGCCAGCGCCTTCATGTGCGAGTCGTAGGCGAACCGGTCCTGCGCCTCGCGCCCGACCTTCCACTGCTGCGCCACCTTCTCGGCGGTCAGCCCCATGCCGTAGGCGATGCCGTAGCTCTCGATGTCGTCCGGGTTGGAGAAGATGGCCGGCGACAGCGAGGGCGTGTTGCCCATCATCGGCACCATGCTCATGCTCTCGGTGCCGGCGGCGATCATCACGTCGGCCTCGCCGACGCGGATGCGGTCGGCCGCGATCTGCACCGCCGACAGGCCGGAGGCGCAGAAGCGGTTGACGGTCATGCCGCCCACCCCCTTGGGCAGGCCGGCCAGCACGGCGCCGATGCGCGCCACGTTCAGGCCCTGCTGGGCCTCCGGAATCGCGCAGCCGCAAACCACGTCCTCGATCGCCTGGGGATCGAGGCCGGGCACCTGCGCCAACGCCGCCCGCAACGCCGTCGCCAGCAGGTCGTCGGGCCGCGTGTTCCGGAAATAGCCGCGGTGCGAGCGCCCGATGGGCGTGCGGGTGGCGGCGACGATGTAGGCGTCTTGCACTTGCTTCATGTCTGTCCTCAGTTCCGCACCGGCTTGCCGGTGTTGAGCATGCCCAGGATGCGCTCCTGGGTCTTGGGGTGCTGGACCAGTTCGCAGAAGGCCTGGCGCTCCAGCGTCATGAGGTATTCCTCGCTGACCAGCGTGCCGGCATCGACGTCGCCGCCGGTGACCACATGGGCGATCAGCGAGGCGATGTGGAAGTCGTGCTGGCTGATGAAGCCGCCGTCGCGCATGTTCACCAGCTGCCCCTGGATGGTCGCCTTGCCGCTGCGGCCGGCCACCGGGAACAGGCGCTTGAGCGGCGCGCGCCAGCCCGCATTGAACATCGCCTTGGCCTCCTGGGTGGCCACGTACAGCAGCTCGTCCTTGTTCGGCACGATGATGTCGCTGTCCAGCAGGTAGCCGATCTTGCGCGACTCGATCGCGCTGGTGCCCACCTTGGCCATCGCGGCGGCGGTGAAGCCCTCGGTCAGGAACGGCAGCAGGTCCTTGAGCGTGGACTGGGCCTGCGCCTCGGCCGCGCGCCGCGCGATGTAGGCCAGCCCGCCGGCGCCGGGCACCAGGCCCACGCCCACTTCCACCAGGCCGATGTAGCTTTCCATGGCCGCGACCCGGCGCGCCGAGTACAGGCCCAGCTCGCAGCCGCCGCCCAGCGCCAGCCCGCGGATGGCCGACACCACCGGCACGCCGGCATAGCGCAGCCGCAGCATGGTCTGCTGCATGAAGCCTTCGGCATCCTCGATCGCGCCGATGCCCACCGCCAGGAAGGCCGGCAGCGTCGACTCCAGGTCGGCGCCGGCGCTGAACGGCTCGTCGCCCGACCAGATCACCAGGCCCTGGTAGTCCTTCTCGGCGGTCTCGATCGCCTGCTGCAGGCCCTCGCACACCTCGGGGCTGATGGTGTGCATCTTGGTCTTGAGGCTGGCGATCAGCACCTCGCCGTCCAGCGTCCAGAGGCGGATGTTCTTGTCCTCGTGCACCGTGGTACCGGCGGTCTCGAACTTCGCGCCGCCACCGCCCCGCACGGTCTCGGGGAAGTACTGGCGCTGGTACACCGGCAGCAAGCGGCGCGGCTCGAAGCGGCCGCGGGTCGGATTCCACGAGCCCTCGGGCGTGTGCACGCCGCCGGCGTCGGCGACCGGACCCTGGAACACCCACGCGGGCAGCGGCGCCTTGGACAGCGCCTTGCCGGCGTCGATGTCTTCCTGGATCCACTGCGCCACCTGCAGCCAGCCGGCCTCCTGCCACAGCTCGAACGGGCCCTGCTTCATGCCGAAGCCCCAGCGCATGGCGAAGTCCACGTCGCGCGCGGTGTCGGCGATCGAGGCCAGGTGGACCGCAGCGTAGTGGAAGCTGTTGCGCAGGATGGCCCACAGGAACTGGCCCTGCGGGCCTTCGCTGTGGCGCAGCAGCTTCAGCCGTTCGGCGGCCGGCTTCTTCAGCATGCGGCCGTAGACGTCGTCGGCCTTCTGGCCGCCCGGCACGTAGTCCCTCGACTCCAGCTCGAAGCGCA
The sequence above is a segment of the Ramlibacter tataouinensis genome. Coding sequences within it:
- a CDS encoding 3-hydroxyacyl-CoA dehydrogenase/enoyl-CoA hydratase family protein produces the protein MSRFQVRKVAVLGAGVMGAQIAAHLVNVKVPVVLFDLPAKEGPKNGIVTKAVEGLKKLKPSPLGVADDAVLIQQANYEEHMALLGECDLVIEAIAERMDWKLDLYKKIAPHVAPHAIVASNTSGLSITKLSEALPDAIRPRFCGIHFFNPPRYMYLVELIATPTTQPQILDDLETFVTSGLGKGVVRAKDTPNFIANRVGIAGMLATMREVEKFGLTYDVVDDLTGKKLGRASSGTFRTADVVGLDTMAHVIKTLQDTLSADTDPFYDSFGTPEVLKALLEMGHLGQKTKAGFYKKVGRDVLRFELESRDYVPGGQKADDVYGRMLKKPAAERLKLLRHSEGPQGQFLWAILRNSFHYAAVHLASIADTARDVDFAMRWGFGMKQGPFELWQEAGWLQVAQWIQEDIDAGKALSKAPLPAWVFQGPVADAGGVHTPEGSWNPTRGRFEPRRLLPVYQRQYFPETVRGGGGAKFETAGTTVHEDKNIRLWTLDGEVLIASLKTKMHTISPEVCEGLQQAIETAEKDYQGLVIWSGDEPFSAGADLESTLPAFLAVGIGAIEDAEGFMQQTMLRLRYAGVPVVSAIRGLALGGGCELGLYSARRVAAMESYIGLVEVGVGLVPGAGGLAYIARRAAEAQAQSTLKDLLPFLTEGFTAAAMAKVGTSAIESRKIGYLLDSDIIVPNKDELLYVATQEAKAMFNAGWRAPLKRLFPVAGRSGKATIQGQLVNMRDGGFISQHDFHIASLIAHVVTGGDVDAGTLVSEEYLMTLERQAFCELVQHPKTQERILGMLNTGKPVRN
- a CDS encoding alpha/beta hydrolase family protein is translated as MRQETLTTPDGASIVLRTWEPPGPPHGNVVIGGAMGVWQDYYAPFAQWLAGQGWRVTTFDYRGSGASRPPGQSLREVRADLFDWARDYEAVVEHAHAALPAAPLYLLGHSLGAQLPGLLGNQDKVSGLLSVAAGSGYWRENAPRLKRTVWYFWWVLVPLATRLFGYFPGRRLRKIGDLPKGVILQWRKWCLNPRYSVGAEGEPVRRRYANARFPVLALSMDDDELMTLRGTHSLVGLYENAPSRVWRIAPADLSLRRIGHFGAFRAGQETVLWPRMAQWLRGLAPSPGSAA
- a CDS encoding acetyl-CoA C-acyltransferase, with the protein product MKQVQDAYIVAATRTPIGRSHRGYFRNTRPDDLLATALRAALAQVPGLDPQAIEDVVCGCAIPEAQQGLNVARIGAVLAGLPKGVGGMTVNRFCASGLSAVQIAADRIRVGEADVMIAAGTESMSMVPMMGNTPSLSPAIFSNPDDIESYGIAYGMGLTAEKVAQQWKVGREAQDRFAYDSHMKALAAMKAGEFADEIAPVEVADRSVDLESAEVEVKTRTVSLDEGARPDTTLEGLAKLKTVFAARGSVTAGNSSQTSDGAGALVVVSEAALKRFNLTPLARFVGYASRGVPPHIMGIGPVEAIPAALKAAGLKQDDMGWIELNEAFAAQSLAVINTLGLDPAKVNPMGGAIALGHPLGATGAIRAATVVHALRRRNLKYGMVTMCVGMGQGAAGIFERV